One Paenibacillus sp. SYP-B4298 genomic window, AGCATCAGAGGAAGGCCCCAACCATGAGTGACATCGTGTAGAAATCCAATGAATGCCGGACCTAATGCCGCCAGTAAATATCCGATGGATTGTGCCATTGCAGATAGTTCAGCTGCCTGGAGGGCGTTTCGAGTGCGCAGGCCGAAGAACATCATTGATAAGCCGAAGGCAGAGCCACCACCTAGCCCCAGGATTATCACCCAGATCGCTAACCAATAGATACTGCTATAGACAAGACCAAGTGAGCCGATCACAAGTGAAACGGATGTCATAATGACTAATAAATACTGGTTACGCATGCGCCCCGCTACGATAGGAACGATAAAGGCACAGGGAAGGGAAGCCATGATCAGAATGGAGAGATACCACCCTGATTGACTTGAACCAATGCCCTGACTTTGGAGGATTTCAGGAAGCCAAGCGACTAATACATAGAAGATGATAGATTGTATCCCCATAAAGAGTGTAACTTGCCATGCTAACCCAGATCGCCATATCTTCATTGGCTGCTTGCCCGCTTGATTACTTGCGATCGTTACGGGTTTGGCTGAAGGTTTGAGCTGTGGCAGCCAAAATAGAATGGAAATCATGCTAAGTACGCCCCATATGCCTAGAGCGCCTTGCCAGCTCAATCCTGCACCTACAGCTAGGGGAATGCTGATCCCTGAGGCGATGGCGCCACATAAATTCATAGAAACAGAATAAATACCTGTCATCGAACCCATGTGCTTCGGGAATTCGCGTTTAATGAGGCTCGGCAGCAAGACATTACATACGGTGATCGCAAGCCCTAGTAAAGCAGTTCCGACATACAAGGTGGCCACACCTGATAACGAGCGAATCATGATGCCGATGGTCAATACAATAAGGGAAATCAGAATTGAACGTTCTATCCCATACCTTCTTCCTAATTTCGGAATAAAGGGAGACAGCAAA contains:
- a CDS encoding CynX/NimT family MFS transporter, with product MDAPKPSLDQHRTISNNHSRIPLKRWLLIIGIIIVAANLRTPLTSVGSLVSLIRDDLWLSNTLAGLITTVPLVAFALLSPFIPKLGRRYGIERSILISLIVLTIGIMIRSLSGVATLYVGTALLGLAITVCNVLLPSLIKREFPKHMGSMTGIYSVSMNLCGAIASGISIPLAVGAGLSWQGALGIWGVLSMISILFWLPQLKPSAKPVTIASNQAGKQPMKIWRSGLAWQVTLFMGIQSIIFYVLVAWLPEILQSQGIGSSQSGWYLSILIMASLPCAFIVPIVAGRMRNQYLLVIMTSVSLVIGSLGLVYSSIYWLAIWVIILGLGGGSAFGLSMMFFGLRTRNALQAAELSAMAQSIGYLLAALGPAFIGFLHDVTHGWGLPLMLLVVASALLGVIGLGAARNRFVDSGDCNNQAIVEYKRSK